In Nostoc sp. GT001, a genomic segment contains:
- a CDS encoding S8 family peptidase, with protein sequence MRHEKLSPGLLLAFQDYQNEGDQALVTHKRSLGIIAHKSPVKPTKSVVFIYCDPDADLSYLSQYNIEVNQNSGSVRTAFLPIDSLDVLSEEDVIQRIKPSRKLHLRMDTAMETVKLPEFKNQTGLTGKGVIIGIIDSGIDPKHPAFAGRILHIWDQTLPGPGVTEGGYGAEFSGAQLTVSQDTGGHGTHVAGIAAGADASYGGVAPEAELVVVRSDLQDAHIADGVRYIFRVARELGRPAVVNLSLGGHADAHDGSDSLSKVIDAETGPGRIVCCAVGNEGNDNIHGQATIPSGRTRGMRFNVPLNQVGIVWLNAWYAKDSELEVSVRSPNGFVTPFQKIITDGNSAQDYQLPDARVQLATPAPDQANGDHNFFVQIRGIGPSQVMGGVWQLRVRNTSSTDTCLNVWTLDDSSSVFFTGKSVKDALKIGSPGAASSAITVAAYTTKTKYTDIDGQVREMGLELDTISEFSSEGPLRTDGQKPDVAAPGAMIISTLSADANFDRSSMINSKFVVQAGTSMATPFVSGLVALLLQRDPKLDPAAVKDLLRKNSAIPGKPAGTFDDKWGYGVINAANL encoded by the coding sequence ATGCAGACTTAAGTTATCTATCACAATATAATATTGAAGTCAATCAAAACTCTGGGAGTGTGCGGACAGCTTTCTTACCCATAGATAGTTTAGATGTCTTATCTGAAGAAGATGTGATTCAGCGGATTAAGCCATCACGCAAACTTCATTTGAGGATGGATACTGCAATGGAAACAGTCAAACTGCCGGAATTTAAGAATCAAACCGGATTGACTGGTAAAGGAGTAATTATCGGCATTATAGACAGTGGTATCGATCCGAAACACCCCGCCTTTGCTGGACGAATTTTACACATTTGGGATCAAACATTGCCAGGTCCAGGAGTCACAGAGGGCGGCTATGGGGCTGAATTTAGCGGAGCGCAACTGACAGTTTCTCAGGATACTGGCGGTCATGGTACTCACGTCGCTGGCATTGCCGCTGGTGCCGATGCTAGTTATGGCGGTGTCGCACCAGAAGCAGAATTAGTTGTCGTCAGGTCAGATTTACAGGATGCCCACATTGCAGATGGTGTGCGTTACATTTTCCGAGTTGCTAGGGAGTTGGGACGCCCAGCAGTGGTAAATCTCAGCTTGGGCGGACACGCTGATGCTCATGATGGTAGCGATTCCCTATCCAAAGTTATCGATGCCGAAACTGGTCCTGGAAGAATAGTTTGCTGTGCTGTTGGTAACGAAGGAAACGATAACATTCATGGACAAGCGACCATACCCAGTGGACGCACTCGTGGTATGCGCTTCAATGTTCCTTTGAATCAAGTAGGCATCGTTTGGTTAAACGCTTGGTATGCCAAAGACAGCGAATTAGAAGTATCTGTGCGGAGTCCTAACGGTTTTGTCACCCCCTTTCAAAAAATAATTACTGACGGTAATTCCGCCCAAGATTACCAGTTACCAGATGCACGGGTGCAATTAGCGACACCAGCGCCAGACCAAGCCAACGGCGACCATAATTTCTTTGTGCAAATACGCGGTATTGGCCCCTCGCAAGTCATGGGAGGTGTTTGGCAACTGCGAGTCCGCAATACTTCTTCAACTGACACATGTTTAAATGTGTGGACACTAGATGATAGTTCATCAGTGTTTTTTACAGGTAAAAGTGTCAAGGATGCCTTAAAAATTGGTTCGCCGGGAGCCGCCAGCAGTGCAATTACAGTTGCCGCCTATACTACTAAAACCAAGTACACAGATATTGATGGCCAAGTGCGAGAAATGGGCTTAGAATTGGATACTATTTCGGAATTCAGTAGTGAAGGACCTCTACGCACTGATGGGCAGAAGCCCGATGTAGCAGCACCAGGAGCGATGATTATTTCCACGCTTTCCGCCGATGCTAATTTTGACCGCTCATCGATGATTAATTCCAAGTTTGTGGTTCAGGCTGGTACGAGTATGGCGACACCGTTTGTTAGTGGGTTAGTAGCACTGCTGTTGCAGCGAGATCCTAAACTCGATCCGGCTGCTGTGAAAGACTTGCTACGTAAAAATAGTGCAATTCCTGGCAAACCCGCAGGCACATTTGATGATAAATGGGGTTATGGAGTGATTAACGCAGCTAATCTGTAA